The genomic DNA TAGCGCCATTGAGGCGCAAATCGAATTCATGCGCGCGATCGCCGCCGAAGACCAGATGCGTATGGCAGTCGATGAGTCCGGGGGTAACCAGCGCGCCATCCAGGTCGATGGTGTTCTTCGCCTCGGCATTCGCGGGCAGGTCGGCATGCTTGCCGACCCAGGCAATCTCGCCGTTGTGCAGGGCGATGGCGGCGTCGGAGATCAAGCCGTAGGGCGCATCGGTGGCAAACGTCGCCAGCTCGGCGTTGATCAGCAAGGTATCCCAGGTCATGGTGTCGGCTTCGTCGGCTCGGCTTGAGTGTCGTCTACGACAGCATCGGCGGGTGTTGCCGCCGCTTCAAGCGCCTTGCGTTGTTCGAAATCGTGGATCAGTTTGTCTGCCAACGCCTTGTACACCGGCTTGCGGCAAACCAGGGTCGATGTAGCGCGAGCGAGCAGGCAAGTGGCCATGATCGGCAGGGCCATCTGTTGATTGGCGGTCAGCTCCATCGAGATGACCGTTGCCGTCAGCGGTGCTTGAGTGACGCCGGAAAGGTAGGCGGCCATGGCCAGCAGAATGATCGACGCCGGATCGATGCCAGGCATGAGCGCCGCGATGTTGCTGCCCAGGCCCGCGCCGACGGCCAGCGCCGGAGAGAAGATGCCGCCGGGAATGCCGGCCCAATACGAAGCAATGTTGCCGAGGAACTTCAATGCGCCAAAACCGGTAACCGTATCCGCATGCCCTTCGAGCAGGGCCTTGGCCTGCGCGTAGCCGGTGCCATACAAGCCGTTGTGCGTCAGTTGGCTGAGCAGGACCAGGGCGAGGCCGCAGGCCGCCGCAAATACGACGGGCTGGCGCGCGCGCAAGCGCCCCACCGCGCCGCGGAAACCGGTGTCGCTGGGCAGGATCAGGCGCGCGAACAGGCCGCCGGCCAGGCCGCAGACAATGCCGGTGGCCAGTACGGCCCACCACGCTTCACCCAGCGGCAGGGCGATGTTGAATTGGCCGAA from Dyella sp. GSA-30 includes the following:
- a CDS encoding chloride channel protein, with the protein product MNEQDPHDEPPVRTPQGRLQRLAASNDLFSPVQWRRRILFWSGAVLVGLAAVGFAQAADYVFGLFQKVVTHNRLWAFLITPATFALLAWLTAGALKPTRGSGIPQAIAALKVEDEGFRSNLLSLRVAIGKMALTLAALLGGASVGREGPTVHVGAGLLYSLGRRFGFAEPAAVGRFILAGSAAGLAAAFNTPLAGVVFAIEEMSGAFEHRISGILLTAVIISGVVSLGILGNYAYFGQFNIALPLGEAWWAVLATGIVCGLAGGLFARLILPSDTGFRGAVGRLRARQPVVFAAACGLALVLLSQLTHNGLYGTGYAQAKALLEGHADTVTGFGALKFLGNIASYWAGIPGGIFSPALAVGAGLGSNIAALMPGIDPASIILLAMAAYLSGVTQAPLTATVISMELTANQQMALPIMATCLLARATSTLVCRKPVYKALADKLIHDFEQRKALEAAATPADAVVDDTQAEPTKPTP